The region cattGTTAACAATCTAGGCTTAAGGCTTATGAATCgcaggttaactttgattgtattttctttttcctttgttcagactaatTTCAGGGaattttggggaggtgggtttgggcatgtacacttagggtGCATGACGTTGTCACAAAAACTGATccgggtccttggctaagaggagactctgccttgggcccatcGGTGtgataaactgcactccactatctgcgttgtccttctgagtgagtttgtttcccggaatgcGTGGCTACAAGATTATAAGGAACTCTTATCTGTAATTCCCATGAAGAaaattcttcctccttccccaggcaTCCTGACTTGTGGAAAGAAATTTGAACAGCTATAGAGCCTCTTGGTTTTTCTGTTCTTATCTCCTGAGCTTCATTTAGATAGATTTAAGTAGGCTGATTAAATGAACTGATTTCAAGAAATGTttgatttcttatctctcttaaGGCTAATAGGCTGGTTAATTTTTAACCGGAGAAAATTTAGGGCAATTGACATTCACACTGGAGTCCTTCCCTCTACACCCCTCTGGCAGTGAGTTGCTGGAGACCAGAAGCTGATTATTAAAGTAAATGGACTCCACCCTGGATCTATTCCTCTTTGAGCCACATCACAGCCCCAGAATATGACCCCAGCTCCTcccttatttttccttctacctAGAGAATAGGACTGGGTTTATGagcttggatttttttccttggcATTCACAAAGGCAGCTAAGGAATTAAAGGATGCCTGTGGGAAAGGCATGAAAGCTACATGTCCTATGTGCGTCTTGATGGTTGACATGAAATCGTGACAAACTTAGGAACTAAAACAGCatccatttattatctcatagttccCATGAGTCAGAAGTCTGGGTGAAACTGTGGGAGTGGGGGAGCACCATATGGGTTCCTGGGCAtagaggcctttttttttttttggtcccctGTTCTCGTAGACAAGATTCCAGCCTCCAAGACCTTCCCTGAATGCCAAAGGGTGGATTCCAACTGTTACTAATCAAGGGAGAAGCAGCCAAGACCACCCAAGGCTAGATTAAAGGGACGAGAGAAACTAATCAAGATTAGGAAAACAACCACCTCAGACCATGCACACACCTGAACCTTGTCAGCAACGTCGCATTGAAATATtgaattcttgggtcaggaagatcccctggagaaggaatgggctacccactccagtatacttggtggctcagatggtaaagaatctgcctgcaatgcaggagacctgggttcgattctggggttgggaagatcccctggaggagggcgtggcaactccctctagtattcttgcctggagaatccgcatggacaggggcgtctggtgggctacagtctgtgaggtcacaaagagtcggacacgactgagtgactaggcgcacacacacacacagtctcagttgcagcacgtgggatcttccatcttcactgcagcatgcagggtctactttactgaccagggatagaactcgggccccctgcattaggagtgcagagtcatagccactggaccattggGGAAGTCCCAAGCtacccttttctcctttatctcAAACTCTGTTTTTGAGATTCAATTCAGCACGGGTGCACAGAGGCCAAGCTTTGGCATCATGGGCATAATATAGGTAAGAGGAGTTCGCTGCTGAGAGTCCCAGGAGGCCAAGATCAATGTGCCCATAGGGATGCCTTCCTTTCTGAAGGCATCAGAAGGAAACTCTGTTTCTAAGCTTATTAAGGCTGTTGGAGAATCTGTTTCTTGAGGATGTAGGTCTGAGGTCCCTGTTTCCCTTCTGGCTTCCAGTTCAGGACCACCCTTAGCTCCTGAAGGCTGCCCTTCACCCTCAGCTGTTCACATTTGTctgcctttctcttttgccttccttTTCTGCTTATAAGGGCTCAGGTGATTACATTAGGGCTGCCCCAGACAAGTGAGGACTATCTCATTTTAAGATCAGTCTGTAAGCTGATAGGTAAGGAGTCtctggagaaagagaaccaggcaAGATTTCTTGACTTAAGAgaagccattttgtgatctaagccttGCTGCAGTGCTTGCCTTTGAACCAGTCTCAGTCATCAGTGATCTTAAGGGAACAAAGGAATTCAGGAACAGAGAAAAGGCAAATGAACAGCCCTATTGCactgatagggcttcccaggtagtgctagtggtgaagaacctgctgcaggagatgtaagagtgcagatgatccctgatttgggaagattccctggaggagggcatgacaacccactccagtattcttgcctggaggatcccatggacagaggaccctgctaggctatagtccatggggtcacaaagagtcagagaagactgaagcgacttagcacgcacacacacattgcaTTGATAATTCCTCCTCAAGGAGTATACATAAGAATATATCTGAgttctgcaggaactaaggcAGAGCATGCAGGATGGAATGATGATGCTGACCCTTCTGACTTCAATTAACTACAGCTGGGACTCTGTCAACTATGCCCTAATCATATGCTGAGTTCTCCTCTGCTCAAGTgccttcatgaatatgcatgtaccGTAGATTAAAACTTACTCATTTTTGCTGCTGGAGAGACACTGATTTGGGAAAGATCCCTGGTGTTCTATGTATTTGCTGCAAGTAATGATAAAACCTTTCTTCTCTCACTCTTTGCTTGGCTGTGTCTATCAGCTCCACATTCACCCAAAGGCAAACCTAGTTTTCAGGTAACAAGTTGCACGTATGACAGAACACAACCACAGAAGTGAAATCACACTCACGGTAAGGCTGGGCATGAAATCTTGGGGGAATGATTCTCCCAGCcataatatgttttaatttctcttaggATGGACACCCAACATTGCAATTGCTGAATCATACAGTTAGTATGTTTAATAAAGCTCCCAAACTGTTTTCCCCAGCAGCTGTACGTTTTACATTCCTTCTAAcaatgttgggggggggggggaggttccAGTTACTCTGCATctgtctttaaaattaattaatttactttaattggaggataatgtcTGCTCTATATCTCTGTGctattagtatttttaaagtttttattttcctagtAAGTATGTAGTCACGTCCCATGTTGactttaatttgtgtttccctgatgactgaTGGTGTTGGAACATTCttcaatatactttttaaaattttccatttgtatatcctctttggtgaaatgttcAAGCCTTCCATTTTCTCAaagaattgtttattttcttacgCTTAGGTTTAGAGCATTTCTTGTGTACTCCCTTTATAAGCGCTTTGTCAGAgattgcaaatactttctccagtttgtggcttgtcttttccaTCTCTTAGCAGTGTTTAAgagcaaaatttttcttttccagaaagtccTTTTATCAAATTTTGTCTTTTGTGATTTAAGTTTTTGATGTCACGTTCAAGAATTCTACCTAACCCAAGATTAGGAAGATTTTTctccaatgttttcttctaaaagtactacagttttacattttacacTGAGATCTATCATCCATTTAGAGTCAATGTTTGTATGAGGCATgaggttttcattggaaggactgatgctgaagctccaatactttggccacctgatgtgaaaagtttactcactgaaaaagactctgatgctgggaaagattgagggcaggaggagaaggggacaacagaggatgagatggttggatggcatcactgacccaatggacatgagtttgagcaagctccaagagatggtgaagaacagggaagcctgcggtgctgcatgcagtccatggggttgcaaagtcagacacgacttagtgactgaacaaacaaacaacaaatgagGTTCaggttaatattaattttttcaaccACCAACTGTTtcaacatcatttaaaaattttttcttggaatacttttgctttatagtgttgtgttagtttttactACACAGCAAAGTGCatcagctacacatatacatatatcccctcttgtTGAAAACTATCTTTTCTCTGCTGAATTAGCTTTGCATCTTTGTAAAAAGGAGGCTGATTGTGTGTAATTTATGCAAACTTTCTTTTATGTTCCACTGATATATGTTTATATCCCTCTGCCAATACCACAGTGTCTTGATCACTAACATTATATACTAAGTCTTAAAATTGAGCAGATCATAAATCATATGATTATATCAAttgatacagaaaaataatttgacaaaattcaatacatattcataaaaaaaaccctctcagcaaactaggaataaaggggaacttcctcaacttgataaagaacatcttCCAAAACAGCTACTGTTGACATCATATTTATGGTCTGAAAATTATGTCTGGTACATGCATGATCATTTAATTCTCTTCCCTGTGGTTTTGGCTCCAGCTGCAACCACATCAAAACACATATTCCTAGCAAGGACTCTCCCCGACAAGAAGTACTTTCTCTAAACAGAATTTAGGGCACACATGGGAAGAAAagtgtttccccatcttattCTATGTACGGTCAAGTTCTAAGCTTTCCTTGATGAAGGAAGTCTCTGTTATTATCAATTAGATATATCCTCAGTAgaacattgattttctttttgaatttaaaaaaattttttaattaattaatttattattttactttacaacattgtactggttttgccatacattgacttgactcctccatgggtgtacgtgtgttccccatcctgaaacccccatcccaccttcctcctcatcccatccctcattgatttaaaaaaaaaatcaatcatttattacacaaaagcaAAGTAATGACAACTGTTCAACCCTCTGCTagcaaaaaatattctaaaagtgAAGTCAGAGGATTCACTCACCTACATGTTCTGGGTTGCTTACTGGGCATTTACAGTCCACTGCTAGGTCAGACGAGGTTATTCCCTTTGACAGCCATTGGTATGCCAGTTCGCCTTGCATCCTAGGCAAGTAGTGATTTACAGGAAAATAACAAGCAGTTATTCACTTTTGAATTATAGTTCACCTACTTCACTGTGTTCAGTGCTGAGCTGTTCCCTACCCTAACTCAGAACTAACTTCTAATTTATTCTTcccatacatttatatatttgatatagaTACTAAAGGAGACCTTTGACCCAAATTATAGAGTTCATTAAAGTTCAGGGGTATGAGAATTCCAGGGAGAATAAAAAAAAGGTAATAAGAATATGGAGTGTTCTATAAATAGTttgatttgtataaaatataataaattacagATATTTTCCTTATAAGATTGTCATTGGGATCAAAAGAGGCAAGTGCCATGCATGTTAAAAtaacatgtgcatgctaagtcacgtcatcagtgtccaactcttttcactcatataggctgtagcccacccaggctcctctgtccatgggattctccaggtaagaacactgaagtgggttgccacgcccttctccagggatcttcccgacccagggatcaaacctgagtcttacatctcctgcattggaagatgagttatttaccactagcaccacctgggaagcctgtgttaAAACAGTATCTAATATTAATTAGCACTGCATACTTTACATTTGTTTGACCACTTAATTATGTATCGCAATGTTTGTTCCCCTAGTATATTATTCTTACTGGAAATTACCCTCAATTCTAGACTTCCTGCTCTGCATTTGGCCTTCTGTTCAGAAAATGGTCTGTGATGACTCCAGATCTGTGGTTAAACATAAAGAATAAGTCCTCAGAAAGAAGTCAGAACAGGAGAAATGGCCTCCTTATCCCCTCCTTATATGTATTGACAGCTGCTTCCATAATAGACCTGCTGGAAGGGAAATCTGAAAATGAGTTAGAACTTCTAGTTGACAATCCTACTGGGCCCAAGATCCAAATTCAGAAAGAGTGGGTGGCCTAAATCCACCTAgtgattaaatattaattttgttgtCTCAGTTTGGACCAGGGATAAATATTTGAACAGGCCACTTTGTATCTTTTAGCTAAGGCCTTGACCGAATGAACAGTGACTAGAGCCCAAGCCTCAGACACACAGCTaggcatttcagaaagaaatctGAGAGACGCCCATCCCACAAAGGAAAGGCTCTGTCCTGAGAATGGCTGGTAGGAGATAAACGGAAGTTGTGGGAGGGGGGTCAAGTATTTGTAAGAGGGTGGATGGAGTGTATCATTTTGTTAATAGAGGTGAATATTCTAGTGCCAAAAATGggttttctgaaattatttcgCTGGAAGACAGAAACACGACATAAATGTAGAGTGAATACATTCCAAATCAAGGTGCTTCTTGTGGGTTGCTGTGCTATAAGACCCAGCTGGATGAGAAAGGTGAAAGCCAAGAGCAGAGGGTTTGGAGAAATGAGAGGGCAGGGCCACCAGCTAacaattaattaactaattaaaagcACATAGTTGAGAACGCTGATTCTTAATTCAGAATGCCTTGAAAAGAATCTTGCCTCAGACTCTaactggggtttcccaggtggctcagtggtaaatagtccacctgctaatgcaggagacgtgggttcgaaccctagatcaggaagatcccctggaggaggaaatggcaactggcttcagtattcttgcctggaaaatgccatggacagaggagcctggcgagctacagtccatggggctgcaaagagtcggattcCCCTGGAAACACAAGCATGCACCCTCATGTTGTAACTAACTAGCAATCTGGTTGGAAATAAGTAGAATCACCTCTTTGAATCTCAAAcactaatctgtaaaatgaaatataaactttTCCTTGTAGGGGTGTAATGAACAATTCTAGATACAGTTCTAGACCACCAGATTCTTTGCCATAGACATAGTGGTTGCAAGCATTTTCACTGCAGATATTTTTGCCTCATAACTAACTGGCCATAAGGCAATtttgctctaaaaaaataaaaataatgaatgataaAAGAGGGACATTTAAAAGGATATAACAAAACAGTTAAGAAACGaataatgaaatttagaaaacttaaTTGTGAAATACAATTATTTGAGTACATTAAAAATGTGCAGATTCATGACAATATCATGCAAATAGCTGATTTTACTTTGTAGGTTGTACTTAagcacttgtcttttttttctcttccttgtggagttgtcttttctttcagcattGCACTTTTTTGCTAAAACTTCCTCCTTCAGTTTTCAAATACTAGGATGCATGTTTGTAATGAACTCTGTATTGCATTGTGAAATCCTCTACAGGATTGTTGCTCTCTTAACATTGTGGCACATGTCCAGTGACAGATATTCCAAGGTTCCATGGGAAATACTGGCTCAACTCTTTGCCTTCAAATCACCCAAGGATTTGCAAACTGATATGTTGTTTTTTCTGGGATGGTATGCAATCTGACTTTGTACTATCTTATTTCACACTTGTAGTAAGTTTTGTCCACATATTTTCTATCAAGTCTTTATATGTAACTGTTATCATCCACTGTCTTGAGATCACCACCCCTACTCGTCACTATCAGGACCATTATGAGGGCTAAGATTTGTGTAACATAAAAACGGGAGTACTGCATCCATggagaaataaaaccaaacaacTGTCTGCCAGTTGAAACTGAACTGTCAaccagttattttttcttttatgccaAAATTGCCTCATGGAAAATTAATTATGTGGCAAAAATGATTGTGGTGAAAATGCTTGGGGCAAAGATGCTTATGGCAAAAATACCAGGCATGTAATGACTTCTTACTGATATGATGTTTCTAACCCAATGTCTTCTCCATACAAGCATTCAATATGTAGTAGGTTGGggcttccctcttagctcagttggtaaagaatctgcctgcaaagcaggagacccgggttcgattcgggaagatcccctggagaaggaaatggcaacccacttcagtattcttgcctggagaatcccatggacagaggagcctggcaggctacagtccatggggtcgcaagagttgaaaatgacttagcgactaaagagaaagagagagatagcTGTAGTAGGTTCTCATAAGAATAAAGCATTTTGTATTTAAGAATTTTGACCAAGTGCTGTCTGTGTTCTATCAGTTCAaagacagatgaagaaaaatggtGACCTTTCAGGATTCAGAAACAGTTTTAACTGAGTAATTATTGCTGTATATGAATGATAAGGAAATATCAGGGAATAACTTGCTCAGTTTACCGGTAAGGGTAAGATTGTTATTTGAGTCCATGTGTTTAGTTCTAGATATGATACCTTTTCTGGGCCAGCTTGCAACTCTACCTATCCACccttcatatataaataaaacaaaataaaaaacagaaaaaaaacccacttctctttgtttctttaatcAGTATCTCCTGATGTTGGTTAGCATCATCCTAACGGCAAATGCTGTCCTGGAGAAAGGAGGGTGTGCCACACCTCCAGGGCCAGGAGGATGCCCAGGACCTCCAGGTGCAAGAGGGCCACCTGGTCCCAGAGGTAAGAAATGCattcttctgctttttatttgCCTCTCTTATTTCATGTTTTTGGTAGGAAAGTCATAATCCTCATAAGCTCAGGAGCAAAAGGCATTGAGGATTAAAAGAATGTGGAGGAAATGGTCAGCTGTAGGACTGGGTCCCAGGGCAggggaaccagagctcaaatcaCAGGGGACAAGAGAGACTCACCTAGTTCTAGAACCAGGGTACTGGGATCCATGTGGGTTAGTCATGGTGGGAACATGTGCTAAGTAGAGTCAGTATCATGAATCAGACTATCTGATAAGCCCCCCAAAAGGGGGGGGTTTAATAAGTGTAGCAGGGCATTGTGTATCATCAGAACACTGGATTTCATTGAGCACTGAGAGCCCCAAACCTAGTTCTTATGAAAAGGATGATGCTGAGTATGAAGCAAGATTCTTCCCAGATTCTATCCTGGTTACCAGGACTTCTTTGTAGACAATGAGACCAGACCAAGGGGGGCTTTCAGGAAAGATCACAGTTATGTGTCATCTCTTATGAGGCCATTATCATGGGTCTTAAGGGTTAGATTTGGTAATCCAAAGGCTTTCTGGTCCCCAGACTTAGACACCCATCCTTTTTATCATCTTCAGTGAGATTAGAATCATTAGCAAGAATTTTCCttcccaaggttgggaagatcccctggagaaggaaaatttctgctgggaagatcctctggggaaggaaaattCTTGCTaatgatcaaacctgggtctcctgcattacaggtagattctttactgactgagccacaaaCGAAGCTGTTAGCAAGAATTAGTCCCACCCAAATCAGGATGAAATAATATATAGGAACTAACACGTATGCACCACACACAGGTACTATAAGAACCTTGCATTCATTGTCTCATTACAACTTCACAATAATCACATGAGACGTCAATaatattttcagatgaggaaatacaACCCAGAAAGTCTGATTAACTTTAGCAAGATTACACAGCTGGTCCGTTTCAGAGATGTGACTTGTAACCATACAGCAAAGATCATGacgttattaaaaaaaaagtggtggtTTCACACACTGACTGCGGTAACATCCTTTTATTGGACTCTATGACCTTCTTACTGTGTCTTGTCCTTTTCTTCAAGGGAGACCAGGTTCACCAGCTATGGCGGGAATCCTAGGACAAGTGTAAAATGCCCTTGCAGCAGAAAGTCCGCCTTCACTGTGAAGCTCAGCGGCCAGCTGCCTTCACCTTCCAAGCCTGTCCCCTTCACAGAGGTCCTGTGCAGTGCCCAGAGAGACCTACAGGAGGACACTGGGGTCTTCACATGCAGGGTGCCAGGAAATTACCATTTCCTCTTCGATGTGGATCTCCATCACTGCAAGGTGACTGTTCAGCTGATGAGGGACAAAAG is a window of Odocoileus virginianus isolate 20LAN1187 ecotype Illinois chromosome 23, Ovbor_1.2, whole genome shotgun sequence DNA encoding:
- the LOC110131352 gene encoding LOW QUALITY PROTEIN: protein HP-20 homolog (The sequence of the model RefSeq protein was modified relative to this genomic sequence to represent the inferred CDS: inserted 1 base in 1 codon), whose translation is MLVSIILTANAVLEKGGCATPPGPGGCPGPPGARGPPGPRGRPGSPAXGGNPRTSVKCPCSRKSAFTVKLSGQLPSPSKPVPFTEVLCSAQRDLQEDTGVFTCRVPGNYHFLFDVDLHHCKVTVQLMRDKSSVLEKHQVSTKEPRNLSGMLTLPLRVGKKVWLEAEVEAEKPEQARVTIYFSGFLT